A genomic segment from Mytilus edulis unplaced genomic scaffold, xbMytEdul2.2 SCAFFOLD_1267, whole genome shotgun sequence encodes:
- the LOC139506709 gene encoding uncharacterized protein SCO4629-like — MPNEESINQAEVIWNYLKLNHTLEKSDLIVVFGNPDIRTIEYASKLWLDGFAKWLMITGNEGTLTKGKWQKPEAQIFKDIAVSQGVPEEKILLEEEATNTGENVTFSYQILEKLGLLDSVKTIILVQMPFMERRTYATFAKQWPCGMNQLDRVCVTSPAIDLMSYPNDDVGDLDKIMEMMVGCLQRVKNYPKLGFQIEQDIPDNVWNIGENLLSIGQY; from the exons atgccAAATGAGGAGTCAATTAACCAGGCAGAAGTTATATGGAACTATTTGAAACTCAACCATACACTCGAAAAG agcgATTTGATTGTCGTATTCGGGAATCCTGATATAAGGACAATAGAATATGCTTCAAAATTGTGGTTAGATGGATTTGCTAAATGGTTGATGATTACTGGGAATGAAGGAACACTTACAAAAG gaaaaTGGCAAAAACCTGAGGCACAAATATTCAAAGATATTGCCGTTAGTCAGGGTGTACCAGAGGAAAAGATTCTTTTGGAGGAAGAAGCAACTAACACCGGAGAAAATGTaacattttcatatcaaataCTTGAGAAGCTTGGTCTACTGGATTCGGTTAAAACAATCATTTTAGTTCAGATGCCATTTATGGAGAGACGAACATATGCAACATTTGCTAAGCAGTGGCCTTGCGGCATGAATCAGTTAGACAGAGTTTGTGTTACGTCGCCTGCCATAGATTTAATGTCATACCCTAACGATGATGTCGGTGATTTAGATAAAATAATGGAAATGATGGTTGGTTGTCTCCAACGCGTCAAAAATTACCCTAAACTTGGATTTCAGATTGAACAAGACATTCCAGATAATGTTTGGAACATTGGAGAGAACTTATTGTCCATTGGACAATACTAG